The region GAAGTCCAATATTTTCCATCAGTTTTATCCTTCAGACTGTCTCTGAATTCCTTCATCTTCTAAaatcatattatttaaaaatctactgGCATGTGGGTTACCATATCCAGGGCACCTGTCTGAATGacaattttttattcttaaaaatcttaTACTTGGACGACTAATTAAACACATGATCCTAGTCAGATCTTGGAGCAgactttttcccttttcctcccttaAATAGTTCACAAAGGAAAGAATGTGTCTATCCATAGAGAGGATAAAGCCAATGTGGCCACAATGAGGGATTCGGGGTGAAGAGTgaacaaaacttctttatcctcTCAACTTTTCTGGTAAGTTTGAAATTGTTTTGAAATTAAaaggtacaaaaaaaaaatagatggccCTTGTCTTCTTTAACGTTCTGGTGGACTCCGTTTTGCCAGTTCTCCCCGCACAGCTGGGTTATCTCCTACCGCAGTCCCCACCTGCACCACGCACCTCTGTCAGTCTGTCTCTTCTGTGTACATGGAAAGCAGCTGCTCACTCAAGCtaaagaaaggaggggaggggaaatacTAGGAGTACACACAGACATAAAGACCACAGGGCCTTGACCAGACACACAAGCCTCATAAAACTCAGGAAAAGCAGAACTATGAGCACCCATGGAAAGAAAGGTTGTTCAGGACCCAAGGCAGCGCTAAAGATCAGGTTATTAGAGACTCAGCCCCTCCCTGTCTCTTTAACGTTCCTGATTCAGGCAACCAACTGCCTCGCCCACTGCTATGCACAACTTTTTTCAGCTCATAGCTTctgttcacttgtctttttctgCCACTATTTCTTCATTCACCCACGTTCTTATGGAATTTGTATTCTAGTGGGGAAGGGACACTGTTGATGTACTGTTTATTTCTTACATACATCTTTCCTTCTCAGTTTTACCAAACACCCTCAACTGCTCTCATGGCTCCAACTATCACCAGGTGCTAGTGATGCCCGAATCAGTCACTCCAGGCTAGATCCTTCTCCTGAGCTCCAAACTTTCATTTCCATCCTGATCACTCCACTTAAATATCACAATCAGCCCAAAACAAGTCTAATCATCTTTTACCACCACCGGctaccctccccaccaagaaaAATCTTACCCCTTCTCTTATGATCCTACCTTGATGAAGAGTACCAACATCTACCCAGTCAGCCAAGCCAGAAACCCAGATTTCTGACTCCTGCTCCTCGTCCACATCTGGTacccctccccacacacccaTATAATCACCTTGTCATGTCCATCCTACTTCTTTTAGTTGTCTCCAGCCATTCTCCTTTTCTCCAACCCTACAACCACTTCCTGGACATAACCCCCTTTCTCCCACCACTTCAAACCATTCTCCAGTTGCCTGATTCATCCTCCAAATGCATCCTCCCCATGTCAAAGTTCCTCCGTGGCTCCTCTGCCCTCAAGATCAAGTCCAAACTCCACAGCCTGACACTCTTGAGTTGGCCCTGCCTATCTTCCAGCCTCTTCTTCCCCCAACAGCTGATCCGGACTCCACATTTCAGCCTGGCTGAAGTGAGGCAGGCTGATGAGCATGCCATGCAGCTCTGCCTAAAACTCAGAAATTCCTTCTACCTCCACACACGGCCAAAGAGCTTAGATTAGGGAGTAAGGCATTTGGGGTGAATCTCTACCTGCTCCTTCCTAGCTGTGAACATTTTAAGCCtccatttctcatctgtaaaatggaggaaaCAGTAGCGGCCACCTCACAGGTACTGTTGCATGAAGGGCTAAGTTCAGTTCTGGGCTCTCAGTAAGCATTTGGAACGTGTCGTTCACTAGTGCTAGGAGGGGTATAGCCAATTCCTACTCTCCCTTTTAAGATTCAACTCAGGCATTAATCTTTATTGCCTCACATTGAAACTCTGCAAAAAATCTGGACTAAGTGCCCTGGGCTTTCTGTCACTTGTCCATCTCTGCCAGAGGCCATGCATTCCTTGCAGACAGAAGACATGTCTTAActcatattttcatttcaagaGTCTAGCTTAGGGTCTGGAATATAGTCAGCTcctaagaaatgtttgttgaaaagaGGAAATCTGtgagatcatttttttaaaattatactttaaatattaaatttcttgcCGTATCAGTTTTAACGAATATATTCAAAATGTGTGGCACATATCCTGCAGCTCCACCCATAATCAAGAGAGGCTTGATAAGCAGCTGTTTATGGCCAACATGTTTATTAAGGCTCAGGTTTCCTAAAGGATAGAGTGATACAGAAACCATGATAAAGCTGAATAAGTAGTCAGCCCAATGCATATTATAAAAGACTCCAGGAAAATACTTATTATCTTGTCTGAAGTCACCTGTAAGCTTCATCTCAGTCCTGTCCAAAGCACTTGAAGGCCAATGCATCCTCCAAGCTTGGCGTTATACACCTAAAAGCCCCGGAGCTCATCTGTCACATGCAGTTGGTGCCTGAGTCTATCCCCCAAAAAACTTACACTCTTAATTTTGCCAGGCATATCCCTGTGGCAGGTGAGGATGGAAAAAAAGGCATAAAATCCCACACAGCTCTACGTACATGCCCTGGTCCACGAGAGGATGCTCACTGCCCAGAACTATGGCTGGACTGTGACTCGGCTGCCTACTATCCTCATCCCATCACCCCCAAACTGTCTAGGGCACCAACTAAAAATCAGAGGTAAAGAGGAGGAATGAGGAAACGTTCTAAACACTTTCCTGAAAAGAAGTGCTAGGTTTTCTGAAGCATTCAAAAACAGTCACCCCGTCTATCTGTTCTCTAGGAAGCGGGAAACAGGCATTGATTCACCAGCATCTGACACTTGCCACACACAGGCCGGACGACTCCTGCATTCTTCCTAGACCACATCCTACCTATTTCTTTGACTGACAGGGAATGAAGTGTGACAAGGAAGGCAGCTATAGCCCTGGGGTGTTAACAGCTCACTGGGCTGTGGCTAAGATTTGACATAAACAGGACTGGCTTCGCTCATGGTGAGCTCCATTTGGTCAGGGTTTGGCTCTTGGAAGCTACTGCAAGGTCTCAGTGGCTGAGCTGTAGTGTTGATGGCCACACCATTCCTTTGGTGGCTAAATTGTGTCTACATTGCTTAGTCCTGCTGATTAGCTTCAGAAGGTATTTTCCAAagccttaaaatttatttttaaaatctttgggaCCAACTCAGTCCTGAAGAATCTATACAAGGGCCCACATGGAAATGGTCTCCTAAAACTGTTTCTTGCTGCTACAACCAGTGTGGACAAGTGGTTTGCTTGGATACTATTACTGATCTCAATTCCTACCAATGTACTTACTGTTTACTCCTCTTAAGAGATTCACTGTTGTAACTGTGTATATGAGTCACTTCAAATGGTTCCATATTCCATTCACTCCCTCTGGGTGCTCATACAAACACAAACCCATAGCATGGTTTCTCTGGTCTGTATGCCTTAGATTTCCTGTATTGTACCTTGTGCAACTTGACAGTCAGAAACCTGTAAATGCTTTCTGAAGATGATATACGAGTCCACCCCAGAGTGGACCTGTATTACTAAGCCTAGCTCAAAAAAACATATTCCTGCAGGGATAGGCCCTAAGCTCCTATATATACCCAACATACCCAACAACAGGCATATAGCATAGGGAAGAGAAAACTTCATCAGTATTTGGTACTAGGCCCAGCTCTGCTAATAACGAGGCATATGCCTTTGAATTCGACTTTTTATTTGTAAACTGAGCCACAGTTTTGTTACCTGTAAAATGAGTGGCTTGATCTAGGCTTTAATTCCATGAGAGTAGACCCTGTGTCTATCTTGTTTGTGGGCTCCAGTATCTAGACTAGGATGTGGCAcaaatgtttgctaaatgaaCAATTGTAGACATAAACAAATTAAGATGACTTAAATAATCCCTTTGATTCTAAGACTCTTTGATTGAAATGACTTCTAAGTGCTCAGAGCAGATTCAACATTCTCTCTAGGTGCCGAAGTTGACGTTGCTAACCTCTCTGCTTCAGCTCCTTATTTACAACATAAAAGCTATACTGCTTACTGCAACCTACTTCACTAGCAATCAGACTTTTTTCAAAATAGCTACAGGTATTACTAAGGTGCAGTAAACCACATTTTGGTGTTAAGGTTTGGACAAGAGTTCTAGTGTCCACAATCTGATTTCTGAGTACTCACAAAACTCCTGAAAATGTAGCAAAATTTTGTGTTTAAGACTATGTGTGTTTCTGTGGCGAGTGAGACTGTAGCAATCATCACATTCTCAGGAAAATAGGATTAAGAATGACGGAAAATCTGTGGTCCTGCTCAAGAATCGGCCCAGGACTCTACGTGCCAAAAGGAGCAGCACCTGTGCATGCAGGTGCCTGCGCAGCCCTTGAGAGAAGACAGAAGGGCGTTTGGCCACCGGAGGAAGGTACTCAGAAGGGTCTGAGGATTCTTGAGAGGGGCTGCATAGGCCGGAGGCCGCGGGTTTACCTGGCGCACCCCTGTAACTCCATTCCTCTCAGGCTCTCCACCTTGGCCTCTGAGTCCTGAGCATCTTCGTCCACATCTTCCTCTTCGTCCCCGTCACCATCGTCGTCGTCAAACGGGAAGCTCCGGTGGCCGAGGGGAGACAACAGCGACAGGGTGGAATTGCTGCAGCTCAGCGGCGGCGACAGCGAGCACACCTCCACCGCCTCCAACGCCTTCCCCGGGGCGCCCGTCATGAGGACGGAGAAGGAGCCCGAGGAGGGCCGAAACCTGGACCTGCACTGGCCCAGGAACCGGCTGTCGGGAAGGGGCAGAGGAGCCCCCCACCGCCCCGCCGCCCACATCGGGCCCGCCAAGTTCAAACTGGCGGAGCGGCGGCGGGGGACGTGCTCTCCCAGCAGGCCCCGCGCGCGCCGGCCCGGCCAATCCGGGCGGGCGCGGACCCCGCGTTGCCATGGCGACGCATGGAGGCCGCCGGGGCTTTGTCCAGGCCTGCGGAGCGTGGCTTCCTTCGCCGGCGCCTCTCTCCGcctgccctctctcctccacGGCCTGGGCCCGCGCGGCTGCCTGTGACTTAACCCCGCGCCGTGCTCACGGACGAGGTCTGGCTCCCCGCTGACAGCTTGGAGGCCCCGTCCCACGTTTGCTGTGGTGTAGCAGTTCATTGGTACAGGAAGTGTGCTGTCACTGAATAAGGCAGTTGCTTTGAGGAGGAAAGAGGCAGAAGCCAAAACTACCCCCATATCATTACAAGGTCAGGGTTACAAGGATCGGTAGTGAGTTCTCTCAGCGCAGGGACACACGCACGGCGGTATTTTAGGAGCGGAGGCGCGAACTTGATCCACGTTTACAAGAATATCCAAGAATGCACTTTCGGTACAGTCTTTCATTGTTTTTGGTAGCACCTCGTCAGCCTGGCGTCTTAAAGGAACTCGTTTGTGCATGTGAATATTGGGGCCTCTCTGAAGCCTCTAGTGCACTAGAATATGCTAAGCACGTTTATAATATAAAAGCCTTGCCGTTACAAGTTCCTTATTTTGTGCTGAAGAGTCATACCGTTTTAATATTCTATGATGTGCCTTTTATGAGGGATGAAAACATTTTGTGGGACCTTGAAAGCCCTGTCCTCTTAGGGGTTGGGGATGTAGTAACAGAGAGATGATAGGCAATAAAGCTGGTTGCTTTGTTCGTGCTGACAAAACTGTATACTCTTGTAAATAAATGGGCTTTGTCCAGCTCATAATGCATATCGCTAGTGGAAGTATCACAAAATGAACACTGACAATGGCTAAAACAGCACATAAAAGGTGTTACTGACCAAAGAGTGATACAAAATCTTTGATGAAATTTAGATCTGCAAAATTTGACACGGAAGAATTAGATACGGTAGAAATAATAGTAATCATGGGCAATTCAGAAGGCAAAAGCTATAGTTAATAAAATATGATGAAGTTAAAACTAAATAGAAGTtaaattttggtaaaattttcAGTGAAAACAATGAGCATGGAAGAACATTGGATCAATTTAACTGAGTAATAAAATTGATGGAGGAGTAAAAGTGACTTGAGTTTTCATCCTCTATCCCTGTTATTCAGTATTGGCATATCTGGTTAAAACCTTTTTAGGAGAACTTCTCTAGAATCAATAACAACAGAGTAAGAAGGTCCTGGGACAATTTAGGGCTTCATAAGGAAGGGGCTAATCCTGAGAAGCTATTCCCAACAGACATCACCCAACATTACTGAAGCATAGTAGGAAAAAGTACAGTTTTAGTATGAAAGGGACCTGGATTTGAATCAGCGGTTTTCCTCTTATTCACTAGGTTTCCTTACACAAGATGTTTGGCCATTCCAAGTCTTgacttcctcctctgtaaaatagggaAACAATCTATCTCCCAGTCATATTACCTCATTAACTCTAAAGCTTCTATCAGAGGACTGAAGAGAAAATTGTAAGTGGTAACTTGTGTCatttaaactccaaaattttTCCACTGTAACCCCTTGCTGTGGGAatctaaaatgttttaaacaaattATGCCCTTTCCTAGATGCCTCAGAGTCATCATCATGACCAACTACTGCATTACGCTGGAGCAACCCTGGAGCTATGAAGAACCACACGGCACTGGTGCTGGTGCTTGAACATAATCAAGTCCTGTGGTCGTCTtttttccagtgccttttcattacTGGGACTAAGAAACCATAATCAAGTTTGGTAGAATTATCTAAAACGTGTAAATAGGCTCAAAAGAGGGCCTCTCCCCTTAAGCTTCAGGGTATTAACTTCGTAACTTCTCTTCTTACTactcatttattttcacttttatggtctatttggaataatttatatttttggctGGCTTTGTAACCTTGTGTAAGCGAAGAGTGACCTTTGCTTGAAAATCTCTGACTTGGTTACAAAAATAACACCATTACCAGTGAGTCCTACAGCGGTATACTTTACAACTTAAAAACAATTTATCCCTAGacatattgaaatattttcagcTGAAACATGTCttagatttgcttcaaaataatccaagGAGCAGAGGGATCAGAGAGGGTCAGTGAATGGGATGAAGATGAAACAAGATTTGCCATGTGTTGTTGAGCACTGCCAAAGTTGGATGATGGATTTGAGCAGGGAGGGCCGAAGGGATGGGAGGACAGGTGATTGTACTATTCTGCTTTTTGTGATGGGAATTCCAGAAATACACTGaagttttaaacaaacaaaaacaaaaaaatgtctcAAATTGAGAGGAACTGGGTGCTGGTTTGAGTTCTAATTTGCTTCGTGTGCCAGGTATTGACTTAAAATTCATTAGGccctctgttttcccatctgtaaaatgaaggcttGATGACTGTGAATATTGAGTTACTTGTAAGCACAGTAGTATATTCTTATCCATGGGGGatatgttccaagacccccagcGGAAACTGCAGACAGTACTGAATCCTATGTATAACGTTTTCTTCCTAtacagtttaatttataaattaggcacagtaagggGATATCCGAATTGCCAGCATCATTATTCATTCTCACGCTTTGGGGcctttattaagtaaaataagggttacttgaacacaagcactgaaGTAGAGAGTCACAGACAGCTACTACGTGACTAACAGGCAGGATACACTACACAAAAGGATGAGTCATTTTGGAGTAGAACAGCGAAAGGTTTCATCACAATACTCAAAGGgtgtgcaatttaaaacttaatgAGTTGTTTATTTACAGAATTTTCCCTTCAGTATTTTCAGACTGCGGCTGACCATGGGTAACTAAGACCATGGAAAGTGAAACCTCAGAtaagggaagaaagggaggacTACTGCATTCGGGCAATAGACTGCCTTTGGAATCATGCCAgttttttaatcatttgcttTTGAATAAGATCTAATTGATGGTATTATCTTAAATTTCACAATTTGTTTTCCATGAGTATGGTTCAGACTTAATATAGAAAACAACCTCACTTCTAAATTTCAGCAAAGTGTTCTCCCAACATTTCTTCTAATACTGTTAAAAACACTTTAATTTACTTACTTAAACACTAAGCAAATTCATTAATATACCTAGTTATAAATTAAGGCAAATAGATTGCTTTCCAGAAACTTTAATAATTCAAGACACTGCATACAATATTGTATTTCCTACCATATGCATAGCACAGTTTACCACATATTTTAGATATCtgctattctattttttaaatgaatgcaaTGAAAGTTTTCAGTAACAtgacttttggaaaaaaaacttttagctagattttttttttaccaagttaTGATTTAATATTTATCAGATGTGTAAATATACAAACATGGTAGCAATTTAAAAAACTTGTGAATAGTTGGCCTTACAAAATTACAACACACTGTAAATAAATCCTTCCCACATTTTATACAAACTACATGATTTTGATATACAAAGATTCTGTTTTTATTACACTGACAATGTACAACCAAGACTATTTACAATGCAAAAAAGTATATAAACCACAATTTAACATTCTGCTACTGGCAGCCACTATCGTTTCGGAGGTAGCTTTAATTAAACGAAATGAACAGAAGCCACATTTCCCAACTTgtgttctaaaaataatttacataagATAAAAATTCATTATATGCACATTATATACAGTTTAATTATTAAACTGCAATCTAGCTTAATGGTTTTTAGTACATCCTGAATAACTAATATGGCAGTGGGTTTGCTACTGATTTAGCATGTTGTTCAAAAAAACATACTGAACATTTATAACTTTAAGACTCCACGTCATGACATGTCAAAAGTCCATAGATGAGAATCAagtaagaatttttaatttttaaaaacaaaggcccaaattttgttcctttttcttttcttagtgaCGTATCTATTTTGTCTCACAAGAACACAGTTTCCGAGCTGTTGCACAGGCTCTTGTAAATCACAGTcagtggaaaaaagtatggaagCTTCCACGCCATAGCTTAGGTTCAGGAGAATCCAGCTCGCTAAGAAATCAATGTAAGTGCTTTGTGTCCTAAGGACTCCCAATTTCTTCCAACTGAATGAAACCATTTGCCACAGTTTACTTTCAGTATAATTCAATCTATAGGTAGCTAACGTACGAACAAAACTGGAAGGTACTGGTAGAGCCAATGATACTAGGAAGTGTTTTATCAATGAGAACATTACACGATCAAATCCCTCTGATGCTATTAAAATCCCACGTTAGTAGTTTCGCCAAATCTACTAAACCCACCCAAGCAATTAGCCCTTTACTTTTTCCTGGTAGTATGATcacaaaacactgaagaaaaaattaCTGTGATCAAAACAAAGCAATGTATAAtgactgaaaacaaatgtattcgtctactcttttaaaaatcttaacagttgttaatattgttttaaaaacatcttcAGGTTTTAGGTGTTATAAATCCCTTAAACTTGATGATTCTATTATGCCAAAGATGGAAATAGGAAATGCAAGAAGGTAATGCCTACATACACTTTCAGAGTCTTACCTGGGAGACAATCCCTTTTTTTGGCCCTGCAGTAAGTTGTCCTGAGATTAATGATGAAACATTAGGTAAAATTAGCAAGACTTTTTCTTCAGTTATGCAAAAATcaccatttaaaatattcttaaaaaaatattaacagcTGTTCTTTATCATGCTTAATTCAGAAATAGGTATAAATTTGCTTCTTATGGATCAGAAAAACCTAACGTTATATTGCCGTGATATACATAAAATCTTTTTCAAGTTATAAATTTGTTTCAAATAGACTACCCATTGCTTGGACACTGTGTTTTTCATCACTTGATAGTTTAGGCACTTGTTCTTTGAAAAGGTCTGGTTTAAGAAACAAACTGCCACCTTCCTCTTCTAAGTGACACCAGGCAGTGATCACAGAGGTGCTTCTCAGATGGAGGGTCAGACTAAGCTTCATGCTATCAACACTGTGGTTTCGGTTCATGGGGGAAACAGTCAAAAGACATCGATTCAGTCTTTAACCCTTGGTAGATTGTAGGCATAGCGCACCAAGGGGAACCCTCGACTCTGGTAGAAGCAGGCTCGCCCACAGGCCTGCACCTGGTCCGAACTGTCCGAGACAAAGGAATCTTCTTCATCCGCATAGTCGGAGTGGGCGGACTGCGTGCCGCAGTCGGACCAGTAGCCGTCCGGTCTTTGGCAAGAACCCACTGCCAAGGCGGGACAGCTGTGCGATTTTATTAAGTGTTTGCAGGACGCGGGCTTTGTCAGGAGAAAGGACTCGCAGCAGTCACACACGGTCAGGTGACCCTGCAAGTGCGAGTACATGCCGCAGTCGTAGTAGAAGTCCTGCTCCACGCAGCCGGCTTGGCTGCCGATGGAGATGGACACGGACCCGCTTTTCCTGGCCATGTGTCGCTTCAGTAACTTCCAGTCTTCTTTAAACTTTGGGTTGAAGAAAACATACAGGACTGGattcaggcaggcaggcagtgggaAAAATATCAGAGTAACAGACTTCATTATTTCGGGGCTGATGGAGATGGCCGTGATCAGGGGCGCAAAGGAGAAAAACGCGACCGGGCAGAAGAAGATGCAGTTGGTGAAGATGAGCCAGGCAACGTGCTTAATCGTGCTGGAGTGGGAGTTCTCGGACAGGTCTTCTTTCTCCAGGTTGCAGTAGAGTTTAGTGTAGATAATGGCCATTAGTAAGAATGCCAGCGAGTTTAACAGCACTAAGGTGACGGTGAAGCCTAAGGATGGCGTCTCTCCCGTGGGAAAAGGCAAGCACAGGGGGGAGGCCGAATACTCCCCGCCATGGAGGAGGGGGAAACAGCCTGCCACCGCGGCGCCCAGGAAGGCAAAGAGCGCAGCCACCCGGAACTGCCTGAGGTGGCGGCTCTTCCCATTTTTCATCATATCTTTCGCAGATAAGCTTCTTTCGACTGCTGctaacattaataaaaatatggCACTTTCTGAGGAGAAAACGGCAAGAAACCCGGCTATTTTGCAGCCGCTGCCGATCTCCCACCAAATACCAAATTCTGCAAATCGGCCCCAGGACACGGCATCCAGAAAAGTTAAGATGCCCGTATAGGCTCCCATGAATAGGTTAGACACAGATATGAGGCCTATGAACAGTTTGGAGGAAGACAGGGATGTGCACGATGCAAATGTTGTGAAAATGACGAGCAGGTTGAAAAACAACGCCACCAGGAAAATGAACCACACGGTAAGACGGATCATCCAACTTCCCAGTAAATACTCACAGGGCTTAAAAGCACCTAAaacgaaagagagagagaaagagaaataacaggCAATTTAGAAAAGACCATGTTCTATATGGTATGGCTGGAGGGAGAAACTTAACGATAGTGAATCTGGAATAATTAATCTGCTACCAAACTGAAGTAAACCAAATTTAAAAGACTGCCATCTCTTGACATTTTCATAACTGAACTAGGctatttgtaaaatttattttaagaccttatttcagtatctatttcatttcttttactatttGGCAAAGCCATACCgtgatatttaaaagaaaaatttcactttCTCTTATACCTAAGTTGATATGCATAGCACCATGTCTAATACATGAAAGGGACCTCACATACTGGAGACTTGGAATCAGATAGACCAGGGTTTGGGTTTAGGGTTCATAACTTTCTGCTCTTGCTTGAGAGGGCAACTTGAACCTCTACAAATTTCATTGTCTCACTTGTGGATAATAACACCTATTTCATAGAGTTGTGTAGCGTAAGTAAAACAACATACATAAGCCACTCAAACGGGCTACTGGGTACTTAGCTGgacttcaataaatgttaaatccttttcttcttccttcctagtCCTAATAGACTTtacaataattatatattatatgtatgtataatacacAAATTTTTTACACATTTCTTATTGCTTTCAAAAGCAATCTGATGAAGCAGGTTAAGACAGgtataattatccccatttttcatcCAGAGAAACTGAGATTTCAGAGTGTCCGGTTGACCTGACAAAGGTCATTCAGTAAGATAGTACAGCGAGGACTAAACCACATTGATGTTAACTAGTCATATAAAGCCATGTCCAATAAAACCCTGCATAACTTCAACTAGGATTGCAAGGACTAATTTAGTAGCTGAGTTATACATTCTAGTAACTGACTTCGGCATGCTAGTTATGTCCCAAACGGCAACTGTCTTATTTAAAAGttagtaaagaaaaacaaagtttttctACAAAGCACAAGAAAACTATGTattacaatgcctaaaagacacaTTCTGATTTATCTTTGTGGATTGTCCTGAAGTTTAATACCTCCTGTAGGCATCTTAGTCACTGAGATATTCACAGACCTAACTAGCCAGCTTTGTACCATTTATATCGATCTGACTcgagaaacttaaaaaattttttctaattaatttttttatcctcccccccaccccagggaagTGTTAAAAGGAAGCTTTCACCTTTATCTCAGTATCTGAACTCATCCTTCTGCAAGGAACAAGGAACAGCTCATCTGACCTGGGAGGACAGGCCACCTCCCTTTGGAAAGTGTTTGACTAGTGGGTGGAGTTACGTTCCCTCAAAAGCCTGGGAGGTCGGCCCCACCCAGCCTGTCTTTGGAAACCTGCTGCCTCCTCCAGTTCCAACAGAAGGTTCctgctctcctcctcttcctgcttctgAGTCAGCACATGGGCGTCTCTGTGTTACTACAGCTGAGTGGAGTGAGGAGGCAGGCCTGCAGTTCACTCCCATTGCAGcctggggagatgagctcagaCCAGCTTTCCCCCTGGTTGACCCCCGAGGTTTAAATTCAGTGTGGAAGAAATGGAATCTCTGCATATTCAGGTCAAGCCACCCCCCAATGAGAAGTTCCCAGATCATCCTGTGTGATTATATTGAAGAAGGAATCTACCTCATAGCACACAATTTAGCCACTATTTAAATGCTTCTTTACCAGTAAAATTCCAAATCCAGCTTCGCTGATAGATTAGGTAGAAGACAACATCACAGTCACAACCAAATAGGCGGTGTCAGTTTAGTAACTTTCCCAAGTCTAATAAagttcaatgaaataaaatagaaataaaaagaaaggcgaggttgccttaaaaaaaaaaagagggcaggTGGGTAACACTAAAAATCCTTATAGACAAGTAACTTCCAGAACTAGACCTAGGGTTAAAGTTGCATGAAGAAGGTGCTTCTCCATCCTTAATGTGCACA is a window of Vicugna pacos chromosome 10, VicPac4, whole genome shotgun sequence DNA encoding:
- the CCDC34 gene encoding coiled-coil domain-containing protein 34 isoform X3; amino-acid sequence: MWAAGRWGAPLPLPDSRFLGQCRSRFRPSSGSFSVLMTGAPGKALEAVEVCSLSPPLSCSNSTLSLLSPLGHRSFPFDDDDGDGDEEEDVDEDAQDSEAKVESLRGMELQGCASVVESEDNQEEQKQVLLPESSLTPWEAWFVGKEKVERDRLQQKALEELNQQLEKKKEVEEREKRKIIAEEKHKEWVQRKNEQLLGFVVY